In Cololabis saira isolate AMF1-May2022 chromosome 4, fColSai1.1, whole genome shotgun sequence, one DNA window encodes the following:
- the LOC133442580 gene encoding uncharacterized protein LOC133442580 — protein MLGHYHKCQRPDPKRMKRFMYATLVLTMLSLCVPFLIYRYDKTFQLWADYLKIRIAPRRCIPGKTVLQGQSASLVTVNGTNTLLVSAYLEHRTKNKEVRVIAIVLRSEKISYLCHLRCQEQLHFSNGWSYNHRDHFHFPYGTADIMCPLPSECKTPSHVAVTSAATKSEDVLGHEFLEVKNLNAKNNSYPYNFTVCLSTMFDFTNVLQLVQSFEMFQILGVNRVVVYKTNCSVETQRVLDYYTKKGFIEVIPWSLSSFLNVSRGWLPKHGPGELHYLGQIPALNDCLYRYMYKTRYVALHDIDELILPLSVNSWLELFPLLTKKIGADKCYKFESNVFPNNVMLPPPKPHTAPPQGLWANVSGVNILDHLYQEPVMRQAKTNWVDFKIITNPRLVFSLTVHGVLPPDKICKWVDRKIARMYHTRPKQQPDLKPEQLIYDSRLLNYSTRLIPTVSTVLTENGLLPPGRLC, from the exons ATGTTGGGCCATTATCATAAATGTCAGCGGCCTGATCCGAAGAGGATGAAACGGTTCATGTACGCCACTCTTGTCCTCACAATGCTCTCGCTTTGCGTCCCGTTCTTGATTTACAG aTATGACAAGACCTTCCAGCTCTGGGCCGACTACCTAAAAATCCGTATTGCACCCAGGAGATGTATTCCAGGTAAAACAG TTCTACAGGGACAATCTGCATCTCTGGTGACAGTCAATGGGACAAATACACTGCTGGTATCAGCATATCTGGAACACCGCACCAAAAATAAGGAA GTTCGTGTTATTGCAATTGTGCTCCGGAGTGAGAAAATATCCTATCTCTGCCACCTGCGTTGTCAAGAGCAGCTGCACTTCTCTAATGGTTGGAGCTACAACCACAGAGATCACTTTCACTTTCCGTACGGGACAGCCGACATCATGTGTCCCCTCCCTTCAGAGTGTAAGACACCATCTCATGTTGCTGTCACCTCTGCTGCAACCAAATCTGAAG ATGTACTTGGCCATGAGTTTCTGGAGGTGAAAAATCTAAATGCAAAGAACAACTCTTATCCTTACAACTTCACTGTTTGTctgtccaccatgtttgactTCACCAACGTGCTGCAG CTGGTGCAGAGTTTCGAAATGTTTCAGATACTGGGAGTGAACAGAGTTGTCGTCTATAAGACCAACTGCAGCGTTGAAACACAGCGCGTACTGGACTACTACACAAAAAAAG GTTTCATCGAGGTGATCCCGTGGTCTCTGTCCAGTTTTCTGAACGTATCTCGTGGCTGGTTACCCAAACATGGTCCTGGTGAGCTCCACTACTTGGGTCAAATTCCTGCTCTCAATGACTGCCTTTACAGATACATGTACAAAACCAGATATGTGGCCCTGCATGATATTGACGAACTCATCCTGCCACTGTCAGTTAACAG CTGGTTGGAGTTGTTCCCACTGCTGACGAAGAAAATTGGTGCTGACAAGTGTTACAAGTTTGAGAGTAATGTGTTCCCCAACAATGTCATGCTGCCTCCTCCAAAACCTCACACGGCACCCCCACAGGGGCTCTGGGCCAATGTATCTGGGGTGAACATCCTGGATCACCTGTACCAAGAGCCTGTCATGAGACAGGCCAAAACTAATTGGGTCGACTTTAAGATCATCACCAACCCCCGACTCGTGTTCTCCCTGACTGTACATGGAGTGTTGCCCCCAGACAAAATCTGCAAGTGGGTTGACAGGAAAATAGCGCGGATGTATCACACAAG ACCCAAACAACAACCCGACCTGAAACCAGAGCAGCTGATTTATGACAGTAGACTGCTGAATTATAGCACCCGCCTCATACCAACTGTCAGTACTGTGCTGACAGAGAATGGACTTTTACCTCCAGGAAGATTATGCTAG